The genome window GACCATGGACGCCAAAGCCCTGCTGTTGAACGCGCTGGATACGCGCTGGAAGAAATACCGCTCGGAATTGAAACTCTGCCGCGCGGAGTTTTCAGAGGAGGCGGTTCACGACGTGCGTGTGGCTGCTCGGCGTTTGCTGGCATTCTTCGACCTCCTGAGATCGGTCTTGCACCATGCGCGGATTCAGACCATCCGCCGCGCGTTGAAGAACCAACTCGCCGAACTCGACGATTTGCGCGATGCGCAAGTCCTGCTGGCGGATATCTCCGAATACATCCACGAAGTACCCGACCTGGAGGTGTTCCGCGAGTATTTGGAAAAGAAGGAACGGAAATATTTACGGGCCGCCCGTACGATGGTGGCTTCTCACAAGGCGGGGAATTTGTCCGAGCGGGTGGAAAAAGCGCGTATCATGATAACCGAACTGCCCGGGGAAGAACTGGCGGAGCAACTGCTTGAAGCCGCGGACGAGGCGTATGCGCGGGTCCTCCGCCTGTATGGTGCCGTCGATGCGGAGCGGGTTGCCACCATCCACAAACTGCGGATCGCATTCAAGAGGTTCCGTTATACGGTCGAGGTGCTCCATCCCCTGCTGGAAACGTTTCTGCTCGATAATTTCGAACGGATGCACACCTACCAGACCATGATGGGCGACATTCAGGATATGGAAGTCGCGCTGGATGGTTTGTCGGAATTGATGGACACCCTGCAAAAACCGGATCCGGAAAGCCCACGCTCATTGTGGGAGCTGGACAAAGCAAAGGCGCTTTCCATCCATGAACATTACGCCTCGCGCTTCAGAAACGTCCTGCTGGCATATCTCGAAGACAAAGGCGAAGTATTGACCTTCTGGCGTCCCGCGCCGGAAGGATCTTTCCCCTGGGAGAAGTAAAATGGAACTGTATCTCATCCGTCATGCCATTGCCGAAGATGAAGCCCCGTCGGGCGACGACAGCCAGCGCGCGCTGACCGAAAAGGGCGCGAAGAAAATGCGCCAGATCGCTAAAGCTCTACGGACGCTCGGAGCGAAGTTCGACCTCATCCTGTCCAGTCCCTACGTCCGCGCGAAAGAGACGGCGGAGATTCTGGCGGATGTGTTCAAGATCAAGAAAAAACTTGAGTTCAGCGACCATCTCGCCCCCATGGCGGACCCGAACCCCCTCATCGCCGAGATCAACGAAAAATACAGTGTGGACAGTATCGCCCTCGTCGGGCATGAACCGTATCTGTCCAGGCTGGTCAGCATGTTGGTCGCCGAAGGCGCGGCGGTGGACATCACTTTCAAAAAAGGCGGCGTCTGCCGTCTCTCCACCGACGACCTGCATCACACCCGCAGCGCCACCCTTGAATGGCTGCTCAGCCCTGGCGTGCTGGTGGAAATAGCAAATAAATGACCGTCATTGACCTTTCCGCCCCCTCCCTCTACATCAACCGCGAACTCAGCATGTTGGAGTTCCAGCGCCGCGTGCTGGAGGAGGCGCGCGATGAGAGCAACCCGTTGCTCGAACGGCTGAAGTTCCTCGCCATCTTCGGATCCAACATGGACGAGTTCTTCATGGTGCGCGTCTCGGGCATCCGCAAGCAGGTCGAGGCGGGTGTGCTGGAAATCTCACCCGACGGTATGACCCCGCGTGACGAACTCGCCGCCATCCGCAAACTCGCGCAGGAACTATACCAGGACGCCCAGCAGTGCTTCCAGCGCAAACTCCTGCCCAAACTGGAAAAGGCCGGGATTCATGTCCTCGAATATCAGAAACTGAGCAAGGTCCAGAAGGAACGCGCCGATAAATACTTCAGGGATGTTGTTTATCCGGTTCTGACTCCGCTTGCGCTTGATCCAGGCCATCCGTTCCCTCACATCTCGAACATGAGTCTCAACCTCGCCATCGTCATCCGCGATAAAAAGGGGAATGAGAAATTTGCGCGCCTTAAAATGCCTGGCACGTTGCCGCGCCTGATCCCCGTCAAACGCTCGTCGGGGAGTGCGCGCAAGGATGGCACCATCCCGCATCATCATTACTTCGTCTGGCTGGAGCAGGTCGTCGCCGCGAATTTGCAGGACCTGTTCCCCGGGTTGGAGGTCGCCGCCGCGTATCCCTTCCGCGTGGTGCGCGATGCGGATGTGGAGATTCAGGAACTCGAAGCTGATGACCTGCTGGAGACCATGCAGCAGAGCATCCGCAGGCGCAAATTCCTCTCGGTGGTGCAGATGGCGATGCATACCACCATGCCCGACGAGGTCCGTGGATTGCTGATGGAAAACCTCGAAGTTACCAGCAATGACGTATATGTCCTGAACCATCCGCTGGGGTTCGCGCACCTGATGGAGTTGTACAATAACGTCGAACGCCATGACCTGAAATATCCGCCCTACAAACCGCGCACGCCGAAGGCGCTCCGTTTCATCGAGAAGCCGGGTGATATTTTCGAGGCCATCCGTGCCGGGAACATCCTGCTCCATCACCCGTATGATTCCTTCGCGCCTGTCATTGACTTTCTCAACGCCGCCGCGCGGGACCCCGACGTGCTGGCCATCAAACAGACGGTCTATCGCGTCGGCTCCAACGCCCCTGTGGTGGCTGCCCTGCTCGAGGCCGTGGAACGTGGCAAGCAGGTCGCCGTACTGGTGGAACTGAAAGCCCGCTTCGACGAAGAATCCAACATCGGCTGGGCGCGCGCGCTGGAGCAAGCAGGCGTACACGTCGTCTATGGCTTGGTCGGCTTGAAGACGCACTGCAAGACCACCATGGTCGTCCACAAGGAAGGGGAGGGCATCCGCCGCTATCTGCATCTTGCCACAGGCAACTACAATGCCGTCACCTCGCGCATCTACGAGGACTTCGGTATGTTCACCTGCGACGAGGACATGGGCGCCGATGCCACCGACCTGTTTAACTATCTCACGGGCTATTCAACAAAACAGAGTTACCGCAAACTGCTGGTCGCACCCGTCAACTTGCGCGAGAATATCGAAGCGCTCATCAAACGCGAGATCGAACACGCTCGCGCCGGTCAAAACGCCCGCCTCATCTTCAAGATGAACTCCCTCGTGGACAAGGGCATGATCCAACTCCTATATGAAGCCTCGCAGGCGGGCGTCAAAGCGGATTTGCTCGTGCGCGGGATGTGCTGCCTGCGTCCCGGTATCAAGGGCGTGAGCGAGAACATCCGCGTGATCAGTGTCGTGGGACGTTATCTCGAACACAGCCGTTTGTATTATTTCCAAAACAATGGAGAAGAGGAAATTTATCTTGGCAGCGCCGACCTTATGCCGCGCAACCTCAACCACCGCGTCGAAGTGGTTTTCCCCGTGGAAGACAAGAAGCACATCCGCTATCTGCGTGCCAAGGTGCTGGAGGTGTATTTCAAAGACAACATCCGCGCGCGCTTCCTCAACGCCGACGGTTCCTATACCCGCGCCGCCCCCAACTCGGACGACAAACCCTTTGACGTGCAATCACACTTGATTGGGAATTAGGAAATAAAAGATACTGCCGCGGCCTTCCGCGCTTTCCGCCCAGATTTTCCCATTATGCGCTTCCACGATATGTTTTGAAATGGACAGACCCAGGCCTGTGCCTGAACCGCTGCGGGATGAATCGACTCGATAAAAGCGCTCGAAGATGCGCGATAGACTTTCCGCAGGGATGCCGGCGCCGCTATCCCGCACCGCGAATCGAACCGCGCCGCTGACTGCTTCTGCTTCGAGGGTTATCTCCCCGCCCGGCTTTGTGTACTTCACCGAATTGTGTATCAGGTTTACCAGCACCTGCTCCAGACGGGAACCGTCCGCGCGGACAGCGGGTACATGGTCATCACACACGGCAATCAGTTTCAATCCTGCGCGTTCGGCCTGCATTTTCATTCTCTCCGCCGCAGCGGACAACAACTGCCTTGGAGAAAGCGGCGCGAAGACCAGTTCCACCTGCCCCGACTCGATGCGTGAAAGGTCGAGCAGTTCCTGCGCCATCTGCGTGAGCGCATCCACCTCCGTGGACATTCTGCCCAGAAAACGAGGACCAGCCTCAGGGTCCGTAAGTGCGCCGTCTTGTAACGTCTCGGTGAGCGCTTTTAGGGAGGCGAGCGGGGTTCGTAATTCGTGTGAGACGTTGGAGATGAAATCGCGCCGCACGGTTTCGAGCCTGCGGACGTGGGTCAGATCCTGCACGAGCAGAAGGCTGCCGCCCTCGTGTGTATCCGGGATGACGAACAGCTGCAGGAATTTCCGCCGTGCCGGGAGTTCCACCGATTCGGTTTGTGTCTTGCGGGTCTGCTGGCAGCGCTGCCATGCCTCGATCAGCTGGTGATCGCGAAGTACTTGTGCAACGCTGCGGCTGGTCGGGTCCTTTACATCAAACAGTTTGCGCGCCGCCGGGTTGGCAAATTGCACCTGTCCATTGGATGTGGCGATCAGCACGCCGTCGGTCAATTGCTCGAGAACAGTGGAAAGACGGGTGGTTTGATTGTTCAGGCTTGAAATTTGGAGGTTGAAGCTGGTTTGCAGGGAGGTGATTGCGTTGGAGAGGTTTTCCAATTTTTTCAAATCGGTTGGAAGGTCTTCGGGCTGCGTGCGTATCATTTTTGCGTATTGGTTGACACGCCTCTTCAAGTCATTATATTGCCAGGCAAACCACCCGGCCAGAAGAAGTAAAGGAATGACGATAATCCATGGAAATGAATTCATCTTGAATGTAGACCTTTGATGCAGCCTTATCCCTCAAACCGATATCCGCCGCCTCGCACTGTAATGATGCGTTTCGGTTCGCTCGCATTCGCTTCGATCTTCTGCCTTAACCAGCGGATATGCACATCCACTGTACGGCTGTCGCCGATGAAGTCCCAGCCCCAGACGCGTTCGAGTACGAATTCGCGCGAGAGCATTTGTCCCTTGTGTTCGGCAAGAAATAACAGCAATTCGTATTCCTTGGGTTTGATCTGCAAAGGCTTGTCATCCAGCGTCACTTCGCGGCGGGTGAGATTGATGACGAGATTGTCGAATTTCAATGCCTCGTGCTTTGCATCCGCTGCCTTGGCCT of Anaerolineales bacterium contains these proteins:
- a CDS encoding CHAD domain-containing protein → MDAKALLLNALDTRWKKYRSELKLCRAEFSEEAVHDVRVAARRLLAFFDLLRSVLHHARIQTIRRALKNQLAELDDLRDAQVLLADISEYIHEVPDLEVFREYLEKKERKYLRAARTMVASHKAGNLSERVEKARIMITELPGEELAEQLLEAADEAYARVLRLYGAVDAERVATIHKLRIAFKRFRYTVEVLHPLLETFLLDNFERMHTYQTMMGDIQDMEVALDGLSELMDTLQKPDPESPRSLWELDKAKALSIHEHYASRFRNVLLAYLEDKGEVLTFWRPAPEGSFPWEK
- the sixA gene encoding phosphohistidine phosphatase SixA, which translates into the protein MELYLIRHAIAEDEAPSGDDSQRALTEKGAKKMRQIAKALRTLGAKFDLILSSPYVRAKETAEILADVFKIKKKLEFSDHLAPMADPNPLIAEINEKYSVDSIALVGHEPYLSRLVSMLVAEGAAVDITFKKGGVCRLSTDDLHHTRSATLEWLLSPGVLVEIANK
- the ppk1 gene encoding polyphosphate kinase 1, coding for MTVIDLSAPSLYINRELSMLEFQRRVLEEARDESNPLLERLKFLAIFGSNMDEFFMVRVSGIRKQVEAGVLEISPDGMTPRDELAAIRKLAQELYQDAQQCFQRKLLPKLEKAGIHVLEYQKLSKVQKERADKYFRDVVYPVLTPLALDPGHPFPHISNMSLNLAIVIRDKKGNEKFARLKMPGTLPRLIPVKRSSGSARKDGTIPHHHYFVWLEQVVAANLQDLFPGLEVAAAYPFRVVRDADVEIQELEADDLLETMQQSIRRRKFLSVVQMAMHTTMPDEVRGLLMENLEVTSNDVYVLNHPLGFAHLMELYNNVERHDLKYPPYKPRTPKALRFIEKPGDIFEAIRAGNILLHHPYDSFAPVIDFLNAAARDPDVLAIKQTVYRVGSNAPVVAALLEAVERGKQVAVLVELKARFDEESNIGWARALEQAGVHVVYGLVGLKTHCKTTMVVHKEGEGIRRYLHLATGNYNAVTSRIYEDFGMFTCDEDMGADATDLFNYLTGYSTKQSYRKLLVAPVNLRENIEALIKREIEHARAGQNARLIFKMNSLVDKGMIQLLYEASQAGVKADLLVRGMCCLRPGIKGVSENIRVISVVGRYLEHSRLYYFQNNGEEEIYLGSADLMPRNLNHRVEVVFPVEDKKHIRYLRAKVLEVYFKDNIRARFLNADGSYTRAAPNSDDKPFDVQSHLIGN
- a CDS encoding ATP-binding protein, encoding MNSFPWIIVIPLLLLAGWFAWQYNDLKRRVNQYAKMIRTQPEDLPTDLKKLENLSNAITSLQTSFNLQISSLNNQTTRLSTVLEQLTDGVLIATSNGQVQFANPAARKLFDVKDPTSRSVAQVLRDHQLIEAWQRCQQTRKTQTESVELPARRKFLQLFVIPDTHEGGSLLLVQDLTHVRRLETVRRDFISNVSHELRTPLASLKALTETLQDGALTDPEAGPRFLGRMSTEVDALTQMAQELLDLSRIESGQVELVFAPLSPRQLLSAAAERMKMQAERAGLKLIAVCDDHVPAVRADGSRLEQVLVNLIHNSVKYTKPGGEITLEAEAVSGAVRFAVRDSGAGIPAESLSRIFERFYRVDSSRSGSGTGLGLSISKHIVEAHNGKIWAESAEGRGSIFYFLIPNQV